In Cryptomeria japonica chromosome 10, Sugi_1.0, whole genome shotgun sequence, a genomic segment contains:
- the LOC131859017 gene encoding uncharacterized protein LOC131859017 produces the protein MKDNESTSEFHTRVSSLLNQLRSNGEIMEEQRIIEKILQILPSKFDAIVISIEEEKDLSLLTVDELMGSLQTHEKRLNRSVTSSQEKDFKAQSNARGRGRGRNNGKSSRGRDHGKEDSSGRAYSQEGMSKSQNNSK, from the coding sequence aTGAAGGACAATGAGTCTACTTCAGAATTTCATACAAGAGTATCTAGTTTATTGAACCAGTTGAGGTCAAATGGAGAAATCATGGAGGAGCAGAGGATTATTGAGAAAATCCTTCAAATTTTACCATCAAAGTTTGATGCAATAGTGATTTCCATTGAAGAGGAAAAGGATTTATCATTATTGACAGTTGATGAGTTGATGGGTTCTCTTCAAACCCATGAGAAACGCCTAAATAGATCTGTTACTTCTTCCCAAGAGAAAGATTTCAAAGCTCAATCCAATGCAAGAGGCAGGGGGAGAGGAAGAAACAATGGAAAAAGTTCAAGAGGTAGAGACCATGGCAAAGAAGATAGCTCTGGACGAGCTTACAGCCAAGAGGGCATGAGCAAGTCTCAAAATAACTCCAAATAA